The Listeria sp. PSOL-1 genome includes a region encoding these proteins:
- a CDS encoding glycosyltransferase family 4 protein — translation MKKIMMGVTTPFSLTLLKGQFDYFTKKGYSIHLITSDGPELELEELKAVTVHVVPMKREISVFADFIALLKIIYIYFQVKPDISNVSTPKASLLCSIAAFLSRTKIRIYSIIGLRLETCSGLKRKILYLLEKLMIRISTTCIAVSPSLRETLVAEKLSKASKLQVLASGSYNGIELERLERKEEAVQQVQKELSFTGPVIGFVGRLTRDKGVNELVRSFLILLEEKVNINLLLVGDFEDGDPVDEDVAFQIKNHPAITYTRFVSDPTPYYYTMDTLVLPTYREGFGNVLIEAAYCRIPTITTNATGARDAVIHEETGLIIDIGNVPQLYEAMKNLLDQPALAKSMGERGHQRSKEEFQSIHIWKELEKIYQSS, via the coding sequence ATGAAAAAAATAATGATGGGTGTTACAACACCTTTTAGTCTCACTTTATTAAAAGGACAATTTGACTATTTTACAAAAAAAGGATATAGCATTCATTTAATTACTTCGGATGGACCTGAATTGGAATTAGAAGAACTTAAAGCTGTGACTGTCCATGTAGTTCCAATGAAACGAGAAATTTCCGTTTTTGCAGATTTTATTGCTTTATTAAAAATTATTTATATTTATTTTCAAGTAAAACCGGATATTTCTAACGTTTCTACTCCGAAAGCTAGTTTATTGTGTAGTATTGCAGCTTTTCTCAGTCGTACGAAAATCCGAATATACTCTATTATTGGTTTGCGATTAGAAACTTGTAGCGGACTTAAACGTAAAATACTCTATCTGCTTGAGAAGTTAATGATTCGAATTTCTACAACCTGTATTGCAGTAAGTCCCAGTTTAAGGGAAACGCTTGTTGCAGAGAAGTTGTCTAAAGCATCTAAACTACAGGTTTTAGCTTCAGGAAGTTACAATGGCATTGAATTAGAACGGTTAGAGAGGAAAGAAGAGGCCGTTCAACAAGTACAAAAGGAGCTCTCGTTTACAGGGCCAGTTATTGGCTTTGTAGGAAGGTTGACGCGGGATAAAGGTGTCAACGAATTAGTCCGTAGTTTCTTAATATTACTAGAGGAAAAAGTAAATATTAATCTTTTGTTAGTAGGGGATTTTGAAGATGGAGACCCAGTAGATGAGGATGTAGCATTCCAAATTAAAAATCATCCAGCTATTACGTATACAAGGTTCGTTTCTGATCCTACACCATATTACTACACGATGGACACCCTTGTTCTTCCTACTTATCGAGAAGGTTTTGGAAACGTATTGATTGAAGCAGCTTATTGTCGGATACCAACGATAACAACGAATGCTACTGGAGCAAGAGATGCAGTTATTCACGAGGAAACCGGCTTGATCATAGATATTGGGAATGTCCCTCAGCTTTATGAAGCGATGAAAAACTTACTAGATCAACCAGCGTTAGCTAAAAGCATGGGAGAAAGAGGACATCAGCGTAGTAAAGAAGAATTCCAGTCTATCCATATCTGGAAGGAACTAGAAAAAATTTATCAAAGTAGTTAG
- a CDS encoding acyltransferase, with translation MKIRLFMRYILPIHLIQLLTSILPNTDITSRIRGALMRPFFKKCGPKFRMGTRNIINRPDQIIIGENVYISHNCYINGTGGLTIEEGCMIGPMSVVVTSKHTHQNGKIQQRSLEQAVTIGAGSWLASHVVISAGVQIGAGTTLAAGAVVVTTIPAHTVAGGVPAKVINQQGKL, from the coding sequence ATGAAAATCCGATTATTTATGCGCTATATACTGCCGATTCATCTTATTCAGCTACTAACAAGTATACTGCCTAATACAGATATCACTTCAAGAATACGCGGAGCTTTGATGCGCCCGTTTTTTAAAAAATGCGGACCTAAATTCCGAATGGGTACTCGAAATATCATTAATCGACCTGACCAAATCATCATTGGCGAAAATGTTTATATTTCACATAATTGCTATATCAATGGAACAGGCGGGCTAACGATTGAAGAGGGTTGCATGATTGGCCCTATGTCTGTTGTTGTAACCTCGAAACATACGCATCAAAACGGAAAAATCCAACAAAGATCATTAGAGCAAGCGGTGACAATTGGTGCTGGTTCTTGGCTTGCTAGTCATGTTGTTATAAGTGCGGGCGTACAGATTGGTGCAGGGACAACTTTAGCTGCAGGCGCAGTAGTCGTAACAACGATCCCTGCTCATACAGTGGCGGGTGGCGTACCAGCCAAAGTTATTAATCAGCAAGGAAAGTTGTAA
- a CDS encoding CpsD/CapB family tyrosine-protein kinase, translating to MKKTKKIQKERQHFQASMSNQSLNEQFRIIRTNINFTIGTGKKLFLVTSGINSEGKSTIVANLAISFAQQKKRILLIDADLRHPTQHRLFNMKNDVGVSTILSGQHTIKEAVQTEEQYGIDLITSGVTPPNPSDLLASEAFSNFLIACREHYDYIFIDSTPLIQLADAKIVMKEVDASILVIRANRTSKSNLLKCKTIIDSFDLPLLGYILNDSREKKYNSKYYMT from the coding sequence ATGAAAAAGACGAAAAAAATCCAAAAAGAGCGGCAACATTTTCAAGCAAGTATGTCTAATCAAAGTCTAAATGAACAGTTTCGTATCATCCGAACGAATATCAACTTTACAATAGGTACGGGAAAGAAGCTTTTCTTAGTGACATCTGGGATAAACAGTGAAGGAAAGTCAACTATAGTAGCTAATTTAGCGATTTCCTTTGCTCAGCAGAAAAAACGAATCTTACTGATTGACGCTGATTTACGCCATCCCACGCAACATCGGTTATTTAATATGAAAAATGATGTCGGTGTTAGTACAATACTTTCTGGCCAGCATACGATAAAAGAGGCTGTCCAAACAGAAGAACAATATGGAATAGACCTCATTACTAGTGGAGTTACACCACCAAATCCATCTGATCTATTAGCATCGGAAGCCTTTTCTAACTTTTTAATTGCCTGTAGAGAACATTACGATTATATCTTTATTGACTCTACGCCATTAATTCAACTTGCAGATGCTAAAATTGTAATGAAAGAAGTAGACGCCTCTATCCTTGTTATTCGTGCTAACCGCACCAGTAAATCAAATCTGTTAAAATGTAAAACCATTATAGACAGCTTTGATTTGCCTTTACTTGGATATATTTTGAATGATTCTAGAGAAAAAAAATACAACAGTAAGTACTATATGACTTAA
- a CDS encoding DUF4352 domain-containing protein — MKKQSILMLLVILCLSLALGACGNTKDTKKESAKEKKSSELITPDKKKTYSLDQTIDFKGLHVTLVKASLVQDDKGKKDSVLKVDMKVKNNSSSKRTFTSIGMQIEDKDSKKLSIYPGENIGEIIAPEKTVTGSAYFQVNGKAPYKIQYKDQDSDVTASWTIKDFSK; from the coding sequence ATGAAAAAACAGAGTATATTAATGCTACTAGTTATTCTTTGTCTAAGCTTAGCTTTAGGTGCTTGTGGCAATACAAAAGATACAAAAAAAGAAAGTGCAAAAGAGAAAAAGAGTTCGGAATTAATTACACCGGATAAAAAGAAGACTTATTCATTAGATCAAACCATTGACTTTAAAGGACTACACGTTACCCTGGTAAAAGCTTCTTTAGTGCAAGACGATAAAGGAAAAAAAGATAGTGTTTTAAAAGTAGACATGAAAGTAAAAAACAATTCCTCATCTAAGCGAACCTTTACATCTATTGGCATGCAAATTGAAGATAAAGATAGCAAAAAATTAAGTATTTACCCAGGTGAGAATATCGGGGAAATCATAGCCCCTGAAAAAACAGTAACCGGTTCAGCATATTTCCAAGTAAATGGAAAAGCGCCTTATAAGATCCAATATAAAGATCAAGATTCAGATGTAACAGCTAGCTGGACAATAAAGGATTTCTCTAAATGA
- a CDS encoding nucleotide sugar dehydrogenase: MLNIEKKAKEILMHKIQTKVAKVGVIGLGYVGLPLAMELASAGFQVVGIDIDSSKVHSLNEGESHIIDIPNEQVISAIQSGHFQATTDFCKLSELDAVSVCVPTPLNEHQEPDVSYMKFVAEKIEQHLNHPILILLESTTYPGTTRELFANYFDAHGKRADEDYFLCFSPERVDPGNVQFQTKSIPKVIGGLTASSGELAEALYGSVLDKVVLVSSPETAEMSKLLENTFRSINIAFVNEMALMCERMGLNIWEAIDAAATKPFGFMPFYPGPGVGGHCIPLDPMYLHWKGKQNKFFNQFIETAQAINLNMPYHVVDKIQEALNNQEKSLKNANILLVGAAYKANINDVRESPTLDIYEILTEKEGSITILDPFVPSFKNKMGEEVAVIQAESCDFAAYDCVVILTKHSTVDYTRLLEESHVIVDMQYIYKHAASNIYKIGGGK; encoded by the coding sequence ATGTTAAATATTGAAAAAAAAGCTAAAGAAATCTTGATGCATAAGATCCAAACAAAAGTTGCTAAAGTCGGCGTTATAGGACTTGGTTACGTTGGTTTGCCCCTTGCAATGGAACTAGCATCTGCAGGATTTCAAGTAGTTGGCATCGATATCGACTCTTCAAAAGTGCACAGTTTGAATGAAGGCGAATCACATATTATCGATATTCCAAATGAGCAAGTAATATCCGCGATCCAAAGCGGCCATTTTCAGGCGACAACAGATTTTTGTAAGTTAAGCGAGCTGGATGCAGTTAGTGTTTGTGTACCAACACCCTTAAATGAACATCAAGAACCAGATGTAAGTTATATGAAATTTGTTGCTGAAAAAATTGAGCAACACCTTAATCATCCAATCCTTATTTTACTTGAAAGCACAACATATCCCGGTACAACAAGAGAACTTTTTGCTAATTATTTTGACGCACATGGAAAACGGGCAGATGAAGATTATTTCTTATGTTTTTCGCCAGAGCGTGTTGATCCAGGCAATGTTCAATTTCAAACGAAAAGTATTCCTAAAGTAATTGGTGGACTAACCGCTTCAAGTGGTGAATTAGCCGAAGCTTTATATGGATCAGTACTAGATAAAGTCGTTCTTGTAAGCTCTCCAGAAACAGCAGAAATGAGTAAATTACTCGAAAATACTTTCCGAAGCATTAATATCGCCTTTGTTAATGAAATGGCACTTATGTGTGAACGAATGGGCCTTAATATTTGGGAAGCCATTGATGCCGCTGCGACGAAGCCTTTTGGTTTTATGCCATTTTATCCTGGCCCAGGCGTTGGTGGGCACTGTATTCCTCTTGACCCAATGTATTTGCATTGGAAAGGAAAACAAAATAAGTTTTTCAACCAATTTATTGAAACTGCGCAAGCGATTAACTTGAATATGCCTTACCACGTAGTTGATAAAATTCAAGAAGCTTTGAACAATCAAGAAAAATCCTTAAAGAATGCTAATATTTTGCTAGTTGGCGCAGCATACAAAGCGAATATCAATGACGTACGAGAATCGCCCACGCTTGATATTTATGAAATTTTAACAGAAAAAGAAGGAAGCATTACAATTCTTGACCCATTTGTCCCTTCTTTTAAAAATAAAATGGGGGAAGAAGTAGCCGTAATTCAAGCGGAAAGTTGTGATTTTGCTGCTTATGATTGCGTTGTTATTTTAACAAAACATAGTACAGTAGATTATACACGCTTGCTTGAGGAGAGTCATGTCATTGTGGACATGCAATATATATATAAACATGCTGCTTCAAATATATATAAAATTGGTGGTGGCAAATAG
- a CDS encoding polysaccharide biosynthesis C-terminal domain-containing protein produces MKKLLQNPFVLTTVKKGVTILSGATSLMIISRYLGPTLRGEYMYLVNMVIVLTTIFNLGISLIYPQMRKRWAHAKELFISYSILQFALYFIAGVIFILLTNNLLVGSVLLVSAVSILNLQATQINLVENLAVQTWIMIGSAVVNVLLLILASVLTAHSMLTIFIIYGLKSYVSMFCSLCFLCRKSFRFRFFSPSFGTMTRLAFVPLLTSILVSINYQADILLLKWMSVDFYQIGLYSAGVALAEYAWMVPDIFKEVMYHLNARKDNIEKMTFSLRASMTILSFIAIIMLCFGKEILIFLFSSSYANAYSVLIMMFMAVPFMVYVKIIGTLFSANGGWGYYFLSLGGSVFLNIVLNLILVPLFGIEGSALASIISYANGGIMMMIWFKRKYHVPIMEILFLLPKDWKLLISYLSNKTKSSL; encoded by the coding sequence ATGAAAAAATTATTACAAAATCCATTTGTCCTGACAACCGTAAAAAAAGGTGTAACCATCTTAAGTGGTGCTACATCTCTAATGATTATTTCTAGATATTTAGGCCCTACACTTCGGGGAGAGTATATGTATCTAGTAAACATGGTGATTGTGCTTACGACTATATTCAATTTAGGAATTTCACTCATTTACCCTCAAATGAGGAAAAGATGGGCGCATGCCAAAGAATTATTTATTAGTTACTCAATTTTGCAATTTGCCCTTTATTTTATCGCTGGAGTTATTTTTATATTACTTACAAATAATTTATTAGTAGGTTCAGTTTTATTAGTTTCTGCGGTTAGTATTTTAAACTTACAGGCAACCCAGATTAATTTAGTAGAAAACCTCGCTGTGCAGACTTGGATCATGATTGGATCTGCTGTAGTAAACGTTCTTCTGCTTATTTTAGCGAGCGTGCTCACCGCACATAGCATGCTAACAATTTTCATCATTTACGGCCTGAAAAGTTATGTATCCATGTTTTGTTCTTTATGTTTTCTTTGTAGAAAATCATTTCGATTTCGTTTTTTCAGCCCTTCCTTTGGCACAATGACCCGCCTCGCATTTGTACCACTTCTTACTTCTATTTTAGTCTCAATTAATTACCAGGCAGATATTCTCTTATTAAAATGGATGTCAGTTGATTTTTATCAAATTGGTCTTTACAGTGCCGGCGTTGCATTAGCCGAATATGCTTGGATGGTTCCAGATATTTTTAAAGAAGTGATGTATCACTTAAACGCAAGAAAAGACAATATTGAGAAGATGACGTTTTCCTTGCGAGCTAGTATGACAATTCTTAGTTTCATCGCTATTATCATGCTGTGTTTTGGCAAGGAGATTTTGATTTTTTTATTTTCATCTTCGTATGCAAATGCTTATTCAGTTCTAATCATGATGTTTATGGCTGTCCCTTTTATGGTTTATGTCAAAATTATCGGCACCCTTTTCTCAGCAAACGGAGGCTGGGGCTATTACTTTTTATCCCTTGGAGGAAGTGTTTTTCTAAATATTGTATTGAATCTTATATTAGTTCCTCTATTTGGCATAGAGGGTTCCGCATTAGCTTCGATTATTTCTTATGCAAATGGTGGGATTATGATGATGATTTGGTTTAAAAGAAAATATCATGTTCCTATTATGGAAATTCTATTCCTTCTGCCTAAAGACTGGAAGCTTTTAATCTCTTATCTGTCTAATAAAACCAAATCTAGTTTGTAA
- a CDS encoding nucleoside-diphosphate sugar epimerase/dehydratase — MKEIKQKKKRTLLIGAGEAGELALSFLQIHHADTLQLIGVVDDRKKTLVNFGLPLLGNVKDIEKIVKSQSIEHLIVAIPSLKGSAKIAVLEACAKTGVSTEIMPDLAAIIRGEGTIQAMQKLDYVDLLDREEGKLNYEEMKPSFKQKRVLITGAGGSIGSEIVRQAARCEPQEIILVGHGENSIFTIHHEMSLHSDVKVTPIIADIQDKDRIQEIFAKYTPDIVYHAAAHKHVPMMELNVREAVKNNIIGTKNLVDISERYCIERFIMISTDKSVEPTSVMGATKKMAEWIVQAKNNNKHAGIYSVVRFGNVLGSRGSAIPLFWEQIKTGQPVTITHPDMERYFMTIAEASQLVIEASMLAVGGEVFILKMGNAQKIIDIVRKLGVLAGKKEEQLDIRFIGLRDGEKMSEALFETEELDTADTHFTKYYCGKAQIPQKIYEIEDWHLFFSKKNEEDIRKILLALTNSQPILEKEHA, encoded by the coding sequence ATGAAAGAGATAAAGCAAAAGAAAAAAAGAACTTTATTAATTGGAGCAGGTGAAGCAGGGGAACTTGCGCTTTCTTTCCTACAAATACATCATGCGGACACATTGCAATTAATTGGTGTAGTGGATGACCGCAAGAAAACCCTAGTGAACTTTGGATTGCCGCTTTTAGGAAATGTGAAGGACATTGAAAAAATAGTAAAGTCCCAATCGATTGAGCATCTGATTGTAGCGATTCCATCGTTAAAAGGTTCAGCAAAGATAGCTGTTTTAGAGGCTTGTGCAAAGACAGGCGTTTCAACAGAAATTATGCCAGATTTAGCTGCGATCATTCGCGGAGAAGGAACAATCCAAGCGATGCAAAAATTAGATTATGTCGATTTACTTGATCGTGAAGAAGGCAAGCTTAATTATGAAGAGATGAAACCAAGCTTTAAACAAAAGCGCGTGTTAATTACTGGAGCAGGGGGTTCCATAGGCTCAGAGATTGTGCGACAGGCGGCTCGGTGTGAACCGCAAGAAATTATACTTGTTGGACATGGGGAAAATAGCATTTTCACAATTCATCATGAAATGAGCCTGCATTCTGATGTAAAAGTTACTCCGATCATTGCAGACATACAAGATAAAGATCGGATACAAGAAATATTTGCCAAGTATACTCCTGATATAGTATACCATGCAGCAGCACATAAGCATGTCCCAATGATGGAACTAAACGTGCGAGAAGCTGTAAAAAATAACATTATAGGAACCAAAAACTTAGTGGATATAAGCGAGCGATATTGCATAGAGCGCTTTATCATGATTTCTACAGATAAATCAGTAGAACCAACTTCTGTTATGGGTGCTACAAAAAAAATGGCAGAATGGATAGTCCAAGCTAAAAATAATAATAAACACGCAGGAATTTATTCCGTTGTACGCTTTGGAAATGTATTAGGAAGTCGCGGTAGCGCAATTCCACTTTTCTGGGAACAAATTAAAACAGGCCAACCAGTCACGATCACACACCCTGATATGGAACGCTATTTTATGACCATTGCCGAGGCAAGCCAGCTTGTTATTGAAGCGAGCATGTTAGCTGTTGGCGGTGAAGTCTTTATTTTGAAAATGGGCAATGCGCAAAAGATAATTGATATCGTCCGTAAACTCGGTGTTTTGGCTGGAAAAAAAGAAGAACAACTAGACATACGTTTCATTGGATTACGAGACGGCGAAAAAATGTCTGAAGCACTTTTTGAAACGGAAGAATTAGATACTGCAGATACCCACTTTACCAAGTATTACTGCGGGAAAGCACAAATCCCGCAAAAAATTTATGAAATAGAAGATTGGCATTTATTCTTCAGCAAAAAAAATGAAGAAGATATACGTAAAATATTACTAGCTCTGACGAACAGCCAGCCAATATTAGAAAAGGAGCATGCTTAA
- a CDS encoding YveK family protein produces MIENRSFDLESLTLFVKKWSLLVLIFLVLGGLIGVCTAKYIMTPIYASQSQIVIQQKNAGFTISDVQSNIQLVNTYKMIVTSPEVIEKARKQLKLSISKSTLSKHISVENSQDSQVLTVNVLDANAKQAQKINEALLKETSIQSENILGVNGVRILTSPTQEKAPAKPNVYLVTGIGMIVGLFISMLLILLWEFTHQTIRNEQDVQKLLDISHLGNVDHF; encoded by the coding sequence ATGATAGAGAATCGATCATTTGATTTGGAATCACTGACTTTATTTGTAAAGAAGTGGTCTTTATTAGTCCTGATTTTTCTTGTTTTAGGAGGACTTATAGGAGTTTGCACTGCCAAATATATAATGACACCAATATACGCATCTCAATCTCAAATTGTTATCCAACAAAAAAATGCCGGATTTACAATTTCAGATGTGCAAAGCAATATTCAACTAGTAAATACGTATAAAATGATTGTAACAAGTCCAGAAGTAATCGAAAAAGCAAGAAAACAGTTAAAGCTATCAATTAGTAAATCAACTTTAAGTAAACATATATCGGTTGAGAATAGTCAAGATTCTCAAGTATTAACTGTTAATGTTTTAGACGCAAATGCCAAACAAGCTCAAAAAATTAATGAAGCTTTACTAAAGGAGACGTCTATCCAATCAGAGAATATATTAGGAGTAAATGGTGTCCGGATCTTAACCTCTCCAACTCAAGAGAAAGCCCCCGCCAAACCAAATGTATATCTTGTTACCGGAATAGGCATGATAGTGGGCCTCTTTATTAGTATGCTGCTCATCCTTCTTTGGGAGTTTACACACCAAACTATCCGTAATGAACAAGATGTGCAAAAGCTTCTTGATATATCTCATTTGGGAAATGTCGATCACTTCTAA
- a CDS encoding glycosyltransferase → MKWLFAHDNRFFHNENGEVFAEVAFQYESFKRYLEHADELTILARLEKVSPDMPTDKWNISSGPKVNFVGVADPYGVRCFTPFPKSYQEIKREVAKTDAVIARLPSEIGYMAVDAAKALGKPYAIEVVGDAYEAMNTYGNLKGTLYAPIAKHKMKKRVQDAPHVLYITDQALQKIYPTRGKAISCSNVELPLRESTCEKQRINKIENPSGPIKIGMNGSLSSAYKGFDVAMKALAIAKPELPPFQLMIVGKGPSAEWQALASQLGIEKEVCFVGSMPNKEIYQWLDSIDLFLMPSRTEGQGRALIEALSCGCPALGSNVGGIPELLEEKQLHEPDDSTTLAKKIIEVVTEPSVQLSYAKKAFLTAEKFESLNLQSKRRQFFNQLKLAVKNEIL, encoded by the coding sequence ATGAAGTGGTTATTTGCACATGACAATCGTTTTTTTCACAATGAAAATGGAGAAGTATTCGCAGAAGTAGCTTTTCAATATGAGAGTTTTAAGCGTTATTTAGAACATGCAGATGAATTAACCATCTTAGCTCGATTGGAAAAAGTATCACCAGACATGCCTACTGATAAATGGAATATTTCATCCGGTCCAAAAGTTAATTTTGTTGGAGTAGCGGATCCTTATGGAGTAAGATGTTTTACCCCATTCCCTAAATCTTATCAAGAAATCAAACGGGAAGTCGCTAAAACAGACGCAGTGATTGCCAGGTTGCCTTCTGAAATTGGTTATATGGCAGTCGACGCAGCCAAAGCACTGGGTAAGCCTTATGCGATCGAAGTAGTTGGAGACGCTTATGAAGCGATGAACACATACGGAAATTTAAAAGGTACTCTTTACGCACCGATTGCAAAACATAAAATGAAAAAACGAGTACAAGATGCACCGCATGTATTATACATCACAGACCAAGCATTGCAAAAAATTTATCCAACACGTGGAAAAGCAATAAGCTGTTCAAATGTAGAACTTCCATTAAGAGAAAGTACATGTGAGAAGCAACGAATAAATAAGATTGAGAACCCTTCTGGCCCAATAAAAATCGGAATGAATGGTTCACTATCTTCTGCTTATAAAGGCTTTGATGTCGCGATGAAAGCTCTTGCCATTGCAAAGCCTGAGCTGCCTCCATTTCAATTAATGATTGTAGGGAAGGGTCCTTCTGCTGAATGGCAGGCATTAGCTTCCCAACTTGGCATTGAGAAAGAAGTTTGTTTTGTTGGAAGTATGCCAAATAAAGAAATCTATCAGTGGTTGGATAGCATTGATTTGTTTTTGATGCCAAGTCGAACAGAGGGCCAAGGACGAGCGCTTATAGAAGCCCTATCGTGTGGGTGCCCTGCTTTAGGCTCAAATGTAGGCGGAATTCCAGAATTACTAGAAGAAAAGCAACTGCATGAGCCAGATGACAGTACTACACTTGCTAAAAAAATAATAGAAGTTGTCACTGAACCATCCGTGCAATTAAGTTATGCTAAAAAAGCATTTTTAACTGCAGAGAAATTTGAATCACTGAACCTTCAAAGTAAAAGACGACAATTCTTTAATCAATTAAAATTAGCTGTAAAAAATGAGATTCTTTAG
- a CDS encoding nucleoside-diphosphate sugar epimerase/dehydratase yields the protein MSGLAKTKVNKTLIVGAGSTGKLVASKLSEERNCASKPVAFIDDDHEKKEMTLVGLPIVGPIDHIDEAIKAHAITEVIIAIPSLSMNKRKFILKAVQKNKIYCKEVPNITDLLLKKKEIFDFQSISFEALLNRAPVQLDTDSITKEVKRKTILVTGAGGSIGSEICRQLICHQPKKIILMGHGENSIYEINQELQMLNTSVELIPFIADIKDKKKMILLMDQYKPEIVYHAAAHKHVPLMEHNPHEAVMNNIIGTKNIGEAAKLAGVDSFVMISSDKAVNPTNVMGATKRLCEMVIQQLAKFSDTKFSSVRFGNVLGSRGSVIPLFRKQIMNGGPITLTDPRMTRFFMTIPEAASLVLQAGSLSKGGEIFVLDMGESVKIIDIAKNLIFLSGYTLEEIPIQYTGIRDGEKLYEELLLDNEIQENRVHPKIFIGKAEYSDYKELARVIQNFELWSPQKLKKILLELANQVGEASAKEPIL from the coding sequence ATGAGTGGCTTAGCTAAAACAAAAGTGAATAAGACATTGATTGTGGGCGCAGGGAGTACAGGAAAACTTGTTGCATCAAAATTATCAGAGGAACGAAATTGTGCTAGTAAGCCAGTAGCTTTTATTGATGATGACCATGAAAAAAAAGAAATGACACTAGTAGGGCTCCCTATTGTTGGGCCTATAGATCATATTGATGAAGCGATTAAAGCGCACGCTATCACAGAAGTTATTATAGCGATCCCATCTCTTTCCATGAATAAGAGAAAATTCATTTTAAAAGCTGTACAAAAAAACAAAATTTATTGTAAAGAAGTTCCTAATATTACAGACTTACTTTTAAAAAAGAAAGAAATCTTTGACTTTCAATCTATCTCATTCGAAGCTCTGTTAAATCGAGCACCGGTCCAACTAGATACAGACAGCATTACAAAAGAAGTAAAAAGAAAAACAATCCTTGTAACGGGTGCAGGGGGTTCGATTGGGTCTGAGATTTGTAGACAATTAATTTGTCATCAACCTAAGAAAATTATATTGATGGGTCATGGAGAAAATAGCATCTATGAAATCAACCAAGAATTACAAATGTTAAATACATCTGTTGAATTAATCCCATTTATTGCAGATATTAAAGATAAAAAAAAGATGATCCTACTTATGGATCAATATAAGCCAGAAATTGTTTATCATGCAGCAGCACATAAACATGTTCCACTTATGGAGCATAACCCTCATGAAGCTGTAATGAACAATATCATAGGAACAAAGAATATTGGAGAAGCAGCAAAACTAGCTGGTGTAGATTCTTTTGTCATGATTTCTTCAGATAAAGCAGTAAACCCTACGAATGTTATGGGCGCAACAAAGAGACTATGTGAAATGGTCATTCAGCAGTTAGCTAAGTTTAGCGATACTAAGTTCTCATCTGTTCGTTTTGGCAATGTACTTGGCAGCCGAGGAAGTGTTATCCCATTATTTCGCAAACAAATTATGAATGGCGGTCCAATTACGCTAACAGACCCAAGAATGACTAGATTTTTTATGACAATTCCAGAAGCAGCAAGTTTAGTTCTACAAGCTGGCTCTTTATCTAAAGGTGGAGAAATCTTTGTTCTAGATATGGGTGAATCTGTTAAAATCATTGACATTGCTAAAAATTTAATTTTCCTTTCTGGATATACACTTGAGGAAATACCTATTCAATACACAGGAATTCGTGATGGGGAAAAGCTGTATGAAGAATTATTGTTAGACAATGAAATACAAGAAAATCGAGTCCATCCTAAAATTTTTATCGGAAAGGCAGAATATTCCGATTATAAGGAGCTGGCCAGAGTCATTCAAAATTTTGAATTATGGTCCCCGCAGAAACTAAAGAAAATACTACTAGAACTTGCTAACCAAGTAGGAGAAGCTTCTGCAAAGGAACCCATTTTATGA